In the Acropora muricata isolate sample 2 chromosome 1, ASM3666990v1, whole genome shotgun sequence genome, one interval contains:
- the LOC136923245 gene encoding calpain-5-like isoform X1, with product MVKLHYFRNQRYDKLKSLCVKEKKLFEDPEFPPEDKSLFFSRSPTEAVEWKRPKDICAPDLPRLFINGSSTHDITQGKLGNCWFVASCSTLALETSLLEKVVPDKSDQDWGALEDTDKYQGIFKFRFWRQGDWMEVVIDDLLPTIGGQLVYVHSSQKNEFWGSLLEKAYAKLNGSYEALERGNIADALVDFTGGVCESTNLQETGFTEDEEGRLVYFKAMQKAKSEGSLVGASITVKNNADMERHTETGLVMGHAYGVTDIRKITTGDGLFNLFNREHLYLIRLRNPWGHKEWNGSWSDGSAEWKSLDDSQREKLGIKAEDDGEFWMAFEDFCRYFTKATMCHVMNTSWFSLSKRWHLFKHSNEWKLGLSAGGCVINQDTFTQNPQYAFTVKDNDKGEVLVALMQEDTRIDRHDGGQNLSIGYYIMKVEENRRYRVHTTFEKAFDSIFINMREVVNRYQMKKGRYVIITSTYDPNQAGKFMLRIFTEKSADATVLEKDHPTGSKICGCLPCYRTPACVLSVVVKSAAGLKKKSALLTLDPYALITCEGRTVRTPTINGTSDPNWNSGALFFVRRPKKTHLLIQIWDSNVFCDSFLGQAKMKIDINDRTVLLSHQLMGRRQKENERMAGALTLEIACYNDLQAV from the exons ATGGTTAAGCTGCATTACTTCAGGAATCAACGTTACGACAAACTGAAATCGCTATGTGTCAAGGAGAAAAAGCTCTTCGAAGATCCAGAGTTTCCGCCGGAGGACAAATCCCTGTTCTTCAGTCGGTCGCCGACGGAAGCAGTGGAGTGGAAGCGGCCAAAG GATATTTGCGCGCCAGACCTACCCAGGCTATTTATCAATGGTTCAAGCACTCATGACATCACGCAGGGAAAGCTGGGTAATTGCTGGTTTGTTGCCTCTTGTTCTACACTGGCTCTTGAAACATCTCTCTTGGAAAAG GTCGTTCCAGACAAAAGTGACCAAGACTGGGGCGCTCTGGAAGACACCGACAAGTACCAGGGAATATTCAAGTTCCGGTTCTGGCGACAGGGTGATTGGATGGAAGTCGTGATAGATGATTTACTTCCGACAATCGGTGGGCAGTTGGTTTACGTCCACTCATCGCAAAAGAACGAATTCTGGGGATCTTTGCTCGAGAAGGCGTATGCAAA GTTAAACGGAAGCTACGAAGCGTTGGAGAGGGGAAACATTGCAGACGCATTGGTGGATTTCACAGGTGGAGTTTGTGAGTCAACGAACTTACAAGAAACAGGCTTCACTGAAGATGAAGAAGGCAGACTTGTGTACTTCAAAGCCATGCAGAAGGCTAAGAGTGAAGGATCACTTGTTGGTGCCTCAATAACG GTCAAAAACAACGCAGACATGGAACGACACACAGAAACAGGTTTAGTGATGGGACACGCCTATGGTGTCACTGACATTAGGAAG ATCACTACTGGTGATGGATTGTTCAATCTCTTCAATCGCGAGCATTTGTACTTGATAAGACTGAGGAATCCCTGGGGACACAAAGAGTGGAACGGTTCTTGGAGCGACGG CTCTGCAGAATGGAAGAGCCTAGATGACAGTCAAAGAGAAAAGCTGGGAATAAAAGCTGAAGACGATGGCGAATTCTG GATGGCTTTTGAAGACTTCTGTCGTTATTTTACCAAGGCTACGATGTGCCATGTGATGAACACATCATGGTTTTCTCTGTCCAAGCGATGGCATCTCTTTAAGCATAGCAACGAGTGGAAGTTGGGATTATCTGCGGGTGGATGTGTGATAAACCAAGACACTTTTACGCAAAATCCACAG TACGCGTTTACTGTTAAGGACAACGATAAAGGAGAAGTACTGGTAGCGCTGATGCAGGAAGACACTAGAATTGATAGACATGATGGAGGCCAGAATCTTAGCATCGGCTACTACATTATGAAG GTGGAGGAGAATCGGAGATACAGAGTACACACGACGtttgaaaaagcttttgactcCATTTTTATCAATATGCGAGAAGTGGTCAACAGATATCAAATGAAGAAGGGGAGATATGTGATTATAACATCAACTTACGATCCTAATCAAGCTGGAAAATTCATGTTGAGAATATTCACGGAGAAATCAGCGGATGCTAC TGTCCTAGAGAAAGACCACCCCACCGGAAGCAAAATCTGTGGTTGCCTTCCGTGTTATCGAACTCCTGCCTGTGTCCTCTCAGTAGTTGTGAAGTCTGCGGCTGGCCTTAAAAAGAAATCTGCTTTGCTAA CTCTTGACCCTTACGCTCTGATAACCTGCGAAGGAAGAACAGTCAGAACACCAACAATCAATGGTACTTCAGACCCTAATTGGAACTCTGGAGCCTTGTTTTTTGTCAGAAGACCAAAGAAAACGCACTTATTGATACAG ATCTGGGACAGCAACGTATTCTGTGACTCTTTCTTGGGTCaagcgaaaatgaaaattgacATCAACGACAGAACTGTGTTGCTGTCTCATCAACTGATGGGAAGAAGacaaaaagagaatgaaagaatGGCCGGAGCGCTTACTTTGGAGATTGCATGTTACAATGACCTCCAAGCTGTATAG
- the LOC136926444 gene encoding tyrosine kinase receptor Cad96Ca-like isoform X3, protein MSVSTLSSSSSAPETHIRVNHKTEKEEKQLKVYLVALGVSAVVLCLGIAITFVWFKRRARAQRTAEASEKTVDNYKTTENVYFSPNVSCWEIPFNSITFRDILGSGAFGEVWKAVAHGIKGISGETEVAVKKLKHNSSDTERESLIQEIDLCRSLDGERNPNIVNFLGYVSRPMMLILEYVPHGDLLGCLRKSRGMDDQYYSCPENFQEEITSYDLLSFAQQIAYGMSFLASKKILHRDLAARNILVGRGKICKIADFGLALIRDKYQYLYCTYLRKGRLPIKWTAPEHLFNDSMENDTRVSEKSDVWSYGVVLHEIFTLEVSLSGGMPYPGWNEWKVVFELKVNKYRMPQPEHVSDDLYQLMLDCWNENPINRPTFDRLYEITTGILQDEHYLDLDLSKYDSSRYMNVEEIVDSTNFQKPTPENGDITDEKDALKDANAAIEEVITRL, encoded by the exons ATGAGTG TTTCGACTTTGTCAAGTTCCAGCTCCGCGCCAGAAACCCATATCAGAG TTAATCACAAAACggagaaagaagaaaaacagcTCAAGGTGTACTTGGTAGCCTTGGGTGTTTCTGCAGTTGTTTTATGCCTTGGCATTGCAATCACCTTCGTTTGGTTTAAAAGGCGAGCCAGAG CTCAAAGGACGGCTGAGGCGAGTGAAAAGACGGTAGACAATTATAAGAC GACAGAAAATGTGTACTTTTCGCCAAACGTTTCTTGCTGGGAAATACCATTCAACTCAATCACTTTTCGGGATATTCTTGGAAGTGGCGCATTTGGTGAAGTTTGGAAAGCAGTGGCCCATGGTATAAAAGGAATATCTGGTGAAACAGAGGTGGCCGTAAAAAAACTAAAAC ATAATAGTTCTGACACGGAGAGGGAATCATTGATTCAAGAAATTGACCTTTGCAGATCTTTGGACGGAGAAAGAAATCCCAATATTGTCAACTTTTTGGGCTACGTTTCGC GTCCAATGATGCTAATTCTGGAGTATGTCCCCCATGGTGACCTACTCGGATGTCTGAGAAAAAGTCGCGGAATGGACGACCAGTATTACAGCTGTCCAGAGAACTTTCAAGAGGAAATAACGTCATACGACCTTCTGTCGTTCGCTCAGCAGATTGCTTACGGGATGAGTTTTCTCGCGTCTAAGAAG ATTCTTCACCGTGATCTTGCAGCTCGAAATATTCTAGTAGGAAGGGGAAAGATATGCAAAATAGCTGACTTCGGACTTGCGCTCATTCGGGACAAATACCAGTACCTCTACTGCACCTATTTGCGAAAG GGCCGCCTGCCAATAAAATGGACAGCCCCCGAACATCTGTTCAATGACTCCATGGAAAATGACACGAGAGTATCGGAAAAGAGTGACGT ATGGTCGTACGGGGTTGTCTTACACGAAATCTTTACATTAG AAGTATCTCTTTCAGGTGGCATGCCCTACCCAGGGTGGAATGAGTGGAAAGTTGTCTTTGAACTGAAGGTGAACAAATATCGTATGCCGCAACCAGAACACGTCAGCGATGATCT ATATCAACTAATGTTGGACTGTTGGAACGAGAATCCCATCAACCGACCAACATTTGACCGACtctatgaaataacaacagGAATTCTTCAAGACGAG CACTACCTAGATCTAGATTTGTCCAAATACGACTCAAGCCGTTACATGAatgtggaagaaattgttgatAGCACTAATTTCCAAAAGCCAACCCCAGAGAATGGTGACATAACCGATGAGAAAGACGCATTGAAAGATGCAAATGCAGCAATAGAGGAAGTAATAACAAGGCTGTAG
- the LOC136926444 gene encoding tyrosine kinase receptor Cad96Ca-like isoform X2: MSVSTLSSSSSAPETHIRGSVDPKTSFALQIINHKTEKEEKQLKVYLVALGVSAVVLCLGIAITFVWFKRRARAQRTAEASEKTVDNYKTTENVYFSPNVSCWEIPFNSITFRDILGSGAFGEVWKAVAHGIKGISGETEVAVKKLKHNSSDTERESLIQEIDLCRSLDGERNPNIVNFLGYVSRPMMLILEYVPHGDLLGCLRKSRGMDDQYYSCPENFQEEITSYDLLSFAQQIAYGMSFLASKKILHRDLAARNILVGRGKICKIADFGLALIRDKYQYLYCTYLRKGRLPIKWTAPEHLFNDSMENDTRVSEKSDVWSYGVVLHEIFTLGGMPYPGWNEWKVVFELKVNKYRMPQPEHVSDDLYQLMLDCWNENPINRPTFDRLYEITTGILQDEHYLDLDLSKYDSSRYMNVEEIVDSTNFQKPTPENGDITDEKDALKDANAAIEEVITRL, encoded by the exons ATGAGTG TTTCGACTTTGTCAAGTTCCAGCTCCGCGCCAGAAACCCATATCAGAGGTTCTGTGGACCCCAAAACTTCATTTGCTTTACAAATAA TTAATCACAAAACggagaaagaagaaaaacagcTCAAGGTGTACTTGGTAGCCTTGGGTGTTTCTGCAGTTGTTTTATGCCTTGGCATTGCAATCACCTTCGTTTGGTTTAAAAGGCGAGCCAGAG CTCAAAGGACGGCTGAGGCGAGTGAAAAGACGGTAGACAATTATAAGAC GACAGAAAATGTGTACTTTTCGCCAAACGTTTCTTGCTGGGAAATACCATTCAACTCAATCACTTTTCGGGATATTCTTGGAAGTGGCGCATTTGGTGAAGTTTGGAAAGCAGTGGCCCATGGTATAAAAGGAATATCTGGTGAAACAGAGGTGGCCGTAAAAAAACTAAAAC ATAATAGTTCTGACACGGAGAGGGAATCATTGATTCAAGAAATTGACCTTTGCAGATCTTTGGACGGAGAAAGAAATCCCAATATTGTCAACTTTTTGGGCTACGTTTCGC GTCCAATGATGCTAATTCTGGAGTATGTCCCCCATGGTGACCTACTCGGATGTCTGAGAAAAAGTCGCGGAATGGACGACCAGTATTACAGCTGTCCAGAGAACTTTCAAGAGGAAATAACGTCATACGACCTTCTGTCGTTCGCTCAGCAGATTGCTTACGGGATGAGTTTTCTCGCGTCTAAGAAG ATTCTTCACCGTGATCTTGCAGCTCGAAATATTCTAGTAGGAAGGGGAAAGATATGCAAAATAGCTGACTTCGGACTTGCGCTCATTCGGGACAAATACCAGTACCTCTACTGCACCTATTTGCGAAAG GGCCGCCTGCCAATAAAATGGACAGCCCCCGAACATCTGTTCAATGACTCCATGGAAAATGACACGAGAGTATCGGAAAAGAGTGACGT ATGGTCGTACGGGGTTGTCTTACACGAAATCTTTACATTAG GTGGCATGCCCTACCCAGGGTGGAATGAGTGGAAAGTTGTCTTTGAACTGAAGGTGAACAAATATCGTATGCCGCAACCAGAACACGTCAGCGATGATCT ATATCAACTAATGTTGGACTGTTGGAACGAGAATCCCATCAACCGACCAACATTTGACCGACtctatgaaataacaacagGAATTCTTCAAGACGAG CACTACCTAGATCTAGATTTGTCCAAATACGACTCAAGCCGTTACATGAatgtggaagaaattgttgatAGCACTAATTTCCAAAAGCCAACCCCAGAGAATGGTGACATAACCGATGAGAAAGACGCATTGAAAGATGCAAATGCAGCAATAGAGGAAGTAATAACAAGGCTGTAG
- the LOC136923245 gene encoding calpain-5-like isoform X2, translating to MVQALMTSRRESWVVPDKSDQDWGALEDTDKYQGIFKFRFWRQGDWMEVVIDDLLPTIGGQLVYVHSSQKNEFWGSLLEKAYAKLNGSYEALERGNIADALVDFTGGVCESTNLQETGFTEDEEGRLVYFKAMQKAKSEGSLVGASITVKNNADMERHTETGLVMGHAYGVTDIRKITTGDGLFNLFNREHLYLIRLRNPWGHKEWNGSWSDGSAEWKSLDDSQREKLGIKAEDDGEFWMAFEDFCRYFTKATMCHVMNTSWFSLSKRWHLFKHSNEWKLGLSAGGCVINQDTFTQNPQYAFTVKDNDKGEVLVALMQEDTRIDRHDGGQNLSIGYYIMKVEENRRYRVHTTFEKAFDSIFINMREVVNRYQMKKGRYVIITSTYDPNQAGKFMLRIFTEKSADATVLEKDHPTGSKICGCLPCYRTPACVLSVVVKSAAGLKKKSALLTLDPYALITCEGRTVRTPTINGTSDPNWNSGALFFVRRPKKTHLLIQIWDSNVFCDSFLGQAKMKIDINDRTVLLSHQLMGRRQKENERMAGALTLEIACYNDLQAV from the exons ATGGTTCAAGCACTCATGACATCACGCAGGGAAAGCTGG GTCGTTCCAGACAAAAGTGACCAAGACTGGGGCGCTCTGGAAGACACCGACAAGTACCAGGGAATATTCAAGTTCCGGTTCTGGCGACAGGGTGATTGGATGGAAGTCGTGATAGATGATTTACTTCCGACAATCGGTGGGCAGTTGGTTTACGTCCACTCATCGCAAAAGAACGAATTCTGGGGATCTTTGCTCGAGAAGGCGTATGCAAA GTTAAACGGAAGCTACGAAGCGTTGGAGAGGGGAAACATTGCAGACGCATTGGTGGATTTCACAGGTGGAGTTTGTGAGTCAACGAACTTACAAGAAACAGGCTTCACTGAAGATGAAGAAGGCAGACTTGTGTACTTCAAAGCCATGCAGAAGGCTAAGAGTGAAGGATCACTTGTTGGTGCCTCAATAACG GTCAAAAACAACGCAGACATGGAACGACACACAGAAACAGGTTTAGTGATGGGACACGCCTATGGTGTCACTGACATTAGGAAG ATCACTACTGGTGATGGATTGTTCAATCTCTTCAATCGCGAGCATTTGTACTTGATAAGACTGAGGAATCCCTGGGGACACAAAGAGTGGAACGGTTCTTGGAGCGACGG CTCTGCAGAATGGAAGAGCCTAGATGACAGTCAAAGAGAAAAGCTGGGAATAAAAGCTGAAGACGATGGCGAATTCTG GATGGCTTTTGAAGACTTCTGTCGTTATTTTACCAAGGCTACGATGTGCCATGTGATGAACACATCATGGTTTTCTCTGTCCAAGCGATGGCATCTCTTTAAGCATAGCAACGAGTGGAAGTTGGGATTATCTGCGGGTGGATGTGTGATAAACCAAGACACTTTTACGCAAAATCCACAG TACGCGTTTACTGTTAAGGACAACGATAAAGGAGAAGTACTGGTAGCGCTGATGCAGGAAGACACTAGAATTGATAGACATGATGGAGGCCAGAATCTTAGCATCGGCTACTACATTATGAAG GTGGAGGAGAATCGGAGATACAGAGTACACACGACGtttgaaaaagcttttgactcCATTTTTATCAATATGCGAGAAGTGGTCAACAGATATCAAATGAAGAAGGGGAGATATGTGATTATAACATCAACTTACGATCCTAATCAAGCTGGAAAATTCATGTTGAGAATATTCACGGAGAAATCAGCGGATGCTAC TGTCCTAGAGAAAGACCACCCCACCGGAAGCAAAATCTGTGGTTGCCTTCCGTGTTATCGAACTCCTGCCTGTGTCCTCTCAGTAGTTGTGAAGTCTGCGGCTGGCCTTAAAAAGAAATCTGCTTTGCTAA CTCTTGACCCTTACGCTCTGATAACCTGCGAAGGAAGAACAGTCAGAACACCAACAATCAATGGTACTTCAGACCCTAATTGGAACTCTGGAGCCTTGTTTTTTGTCAGAAGACCAAAGAAAACGCACTTATTGATACAG ATCTGGGACAGCAACGTATTCTGTGACTCTTTCTTGGGTCaagcgaaaatgaaaattgacATCAACGACAGAACTGTGTTGCTGTCTCATCAACTGATGGGAAGAAGacaaaaagagaatgaaagaatGGCCGGAGCGCTTACTTTGGAGATTGCATGTTACAATGACCTCCAAGCTGTATAG
- the LOC136926444 gene encoding tyrosine kinase receptor Cad96Ca-like isoform X1, with the protein MSVSTLSSSSSAPETHIRGSVDPKTSFALQIINHKTEKEEKQLKVYLVALGVSAVVLCLGIAITFVWFKRRARAQRTAEASEKTVDNYKTTENVYFSPNVSCWEIPFNSITFRDILGSGAFGEVWKAVAHGIKGISGETEVAVKKLKHNSSDTERESLIQEIDLCRSLDGERNPNIVNFLGYVSRPMMLILEYVPHGDLLGCLRKSRGMDDQYYSCPENFQEEITSYDLLSFAQQIAYGMSFLASKKILHRDLAARNILVGRGKICKIADFGLALIRDKYQYLYCTYLRKGRLPIKWTAPEHLFNDSMENDTRVSEKSDVWSYGVVLHEIFTLEVSLSGGMPYPGWNEWKVVFELKVNKYRMPQPEHVSDDLYQLMLDCWNENPINRPTFDRLYEITTGILQDEHYLDLDLSKYDSSRYMNVEEIVDSTNFQKPTPENGDITDEKDALKDANAAIEEVITRL; encoded by the exons ATGAGTG TTTCGACTTTGTCAAGTTCCAGCTCCGCGCCAGAAACCCATATCAGAGGTTCTGTGGACCCCAAAACTTCATTTGCTTTACAAATAA TTAATCACAAAACggagaaagaagaaaaacagcTCAAGGTGTACTTGGTAGCCTTGGGTGTTTCTGCAGTTGTTTTATGCCTTGGCATTGCAATCACCTTCGTTTGGTTTAAAAGGCGAGCCAGAG CTCAAAGGACGGCTGAGGCGAGTGAAAAGACGGTAGACAATTATAAGAC GACAGAAAATGTGTACTTTTCGCCAAACGTTTCTTGCTGGGAAATACCATTCAACTCAATCACTTTTCGGGATATTCTTGGAAGTGGCGCATTTGGTGAAGTTTGGAAAGCAGTGGCCCATGGTATAAAAGGAATATCTGGTGAAACAGAGGTGGCCGTAAAAAAACTAAAAC ATAATAGTTCTGACACGGAGAGGGAATCATTGATTCAAGAAATTGACCTTTGCAGATCTTTGGACGGAGAAAGAAATCCCAATATTGTCAACTTTTTGGGCTACGTTTCGC GTCCAATGATGCTAATTCTGGAGTATGTCCCCCATGGTGACCTACTCGGATGTCTGAGAAAAAGTCGCGGAATGGACGACCAGTATTACAGCTGTCCAGAGAACTTTCAAGAGGAAATAACGTCATACGACCTTCTGTCGTTCGCTCAGCAGATTGCTTACGGGATGAGTTTTCTCGCGTCTAAGAAG ATTCTTCACCGTGATCTTGCAGCTCGAAATATTCTAGTAGGAAGGGGAAAGATATGCAAAATAGCTGACTTCGGACTTGCGCTCATTCGGGACAAATACCAGTACCTCTACTGCACCTATTTGCGAAAG GGCCGCCTGCCAATAAAATGGACAGCCCCCGAACATCTGTTCAATGACTCCATGGAAAATGACACGAGAGTATCGGAAAAGAGTGACGT ATGGTCGTACGGGGTTGTCTTACACGAAATCTTTACATTAG AAGTATCTCTTTCAGGTGGCATGCCCTACCCAGGGTGGAATGAGTGGAAAGTTGTCTTTGAACTGAAGGTGAACAAATATCGTATGCCGCAACCAGAACACGTCAGCGATGATCT ATATCAACTAATGTTGGACTGTTGGAACGAGAATCCCATCAACCGACCAACATTTGACCGACtctatgaaataacaacagGAATTCTTCAAGACGAG CACTACCTAGATCTAGATTTGTCCAAATACGACTCAAGCCGTTACATGAatgtggaagaaattgttgatAGCACTAATTTCCAAAAGCCAACCCCAGAGAATGGTGACATAACCGATGAGAAAGACGCATTGAAAGATGCAAATGCAGCAATAGAGGAAGTAATAACAAGGCTGTAG